The sequence below is a genomic window from Sylvia atricapilla isolate bSylAtr1 chromosome 26, bSylAtr1.pri, whole genome shotgun sequence.
CAGGCCAGGCTCAGCAGCGCCGAGGGCACCTGGGCACGACAGGCACGACCCTGAGCACGGCCGGTGAAGGGTGTGCCCCCCCAGGAACCCTACAGCCCACCTCAGGAACCCTACAGCTCCCCCCAGGAACTGTACAGCCCACCCCAGGAATCCTACAGCCCCCCCCAGGAATCCTACAGCCCACCCCAGGAACCCTACAGGCCCCCCCAGGAATCCTACAGCCCCCCCAGGAATCCTACAGCCCCCCCAGGAACCCTACAGCCCACCCAGGAATCCTACAGCCCACCCAGGAATCCAGCCCACCCCCGGAACCCTACAGCCCCCCCAGGAACCCTACAGCCCCCCCCAGGAATCCAGGAATCCAGCCCACCCCTGCCCGGGCAGGGACACCGCTTGCTGTCCCCAGGTTGTCCATCCTGGatttgggcactgccagagggttttccacagctgctctgtgcccctggGGTTTAGAACACCCCGTGTGCATTCACAGACCTGGAACTGCTCACACCGAGAGGGATAAGGCTGGATTCTGTCAGCAGCTCCCACTTTGGGCTTTCTGGCCATCCCCTCCCTCACCACGGCTGCCCTCCCTCGTTCCCAGcccctgagagctgctctgtgctccagagACCCTGCACTCCCCTCCACACCTCGCAGCCCCCAAGCTTTGTGCTTTGTTTGTGCTTAAAATGAGGGCTCAGAGCACAACCTGGGGCTCTGAAAGGACTCCAACTTCTccccctgctctgagcagcagaagaatGACAGCCTCAAGATGCTCTGGAAGGTAccaataatctttttttttcactcaccAACCCACATTCATTGAAGGCCAAGTTCTCATCAGTCAGTTTGAGACCTCCAGGTCCCAGGAGCTCAAAGGGCAGCCAGTCATCTCTGAGCGCTTCTCTCACAAAGTTGTAGAGCACAGATACTGATTCTCGGGCATAAAAAGTCCCTGCCATGAGAAAACAAGGTGAGAGAGTCTGGCATTTACCAAAATCTAACCTTTTGTGGTCGGTTCCATGGGGCTTCACCTACTGATGCTGACTTGATCAACGACTTCCCTGACACGCAGCCAGCCTGATTTAACTGAAAACTATAAAAGCAGAATCCCCAAAGAAAAATACTCAATTGTTGGGACCCCCTGCCAGCCTGTAACAAAGAGCTGGGAAAGCCTGAAATTATTTCCAGAGGTCTACTGGAAAATTTGAAGAGGATTTATGCTGTTGTAGAGTCTGACATCACACAGGCAGCTTCACGCTGGCTGCTGTCACACACTCATCTAATGAGTCCAGCTTGTTTCcaggggcctgggaagagcatACTTTAATTAACGATGCCTTGGGATTCTTCCCTGCCTTAAAATCCCAGCCTTGAGCAGGTGGAGGGTTTGGAGATGGGAATTCATGGAGCAACGTTACCCCACTGTGATTTTGGGATGCTTTATTCCACCAGCTGCACTCAGAGGTCCTGTCACCTAACGCCTTCCACTCCACGTCCCCTCCTCAGAACCTTCTGCAGGTGCCCCCAGGAGGGCTGAGGAGCCTGTCTCACCTTGCAGGATGTATCCATCGGGGAAACGCACCCGGAGCAGGGTGTAGTTGTACCTCCTcatctccctctgctcctccttctcgCGCATGGCCCTGGTCCTGAGCATCGCCGCCTTCTCCACCGCCTCGGTCCtgcggggacagagccctgTAGCCCTGCAGCCCCGCGGGGAgggagccagcagctgctgcccgcCGTCCCCCGGCCCTGCCGCTCACCGGAGCCGCTGTTCCCGGCGCAGCTCCTCCGCAGTCAGGCTGAAGAAGTCGTGGGGCAGGTCGAAGCGCGCGGCCGCGGGCGACGGCCGGAACACCGTCAGCTGCCGGTGCAGCCGCGCCCGCACGGGCTCcgagctcagcagctgctccctgtgctccttcagctcctccagcctgctcAGCATCTCCTCCTTCAGCACGTAGAACTCCTCCGTGCTCTCTGCGAGGATCAGGAAGGGCAGTGAGGTTCTCGGTCGTCAGGGCAGCGACACGCGGGGCCGAAGATCTCTTGGGAAAATGTCACGGCCCGACAAGGAATGTGCAGGCTCAGAGGGTGTTTTTGTTCCAGCCTTGGAGTGATGAGCTCTGTGGAGCTGTCAGCAAGCAGAGCTGCCCCCCAGCATCCCCCCAAAAGCCCTGAATCCATGTTAACACTCCGAGTTCTTGCCTTGTCCTGGAACAGGCAGCGTTTTTGTCTCAAACCCCACAGCCTGGAAAAAtttgtgtgtcccttccaagCAGCTTATCctttcctggaagaaaaggagagaatttAGATGGAGTTTGCTTCCAAGCCAGGGCTTCCCGAGgctgagcagctgtggcagTCTGAGCTCACCTGAAACACCTTGTTCTGCAGTTTGATTTTCCGGTATTTCTCCTCCTCTGGATGGAGATAAATGTTATCCAGGTACCTGTGGGAAGAGGAGCACACTGCCTGGATCAAAGCAGGACACTCCAAGGtcagagaggaaacagagaCCTCACAGTAtttctcacagagaaaaaagctgAGAAACCCAGGAAAATAAACTACATCAGTGTCTTGGggccaaaccaaacaaccagcagctcccaaaccTCAGAGATTATCCTCCAGGATGCTGACATCAAGTCAGCTGACAAATTGGGTGGCTCAGGAGTTcagttttcttccagaaaaagacTTTGccagaagcagagaaaggaaatccaGCAGGGGAGGGATGAGGTGCCCGTGCCCTCAGTGACACTCACTTGGCCATGGTCTCCACGCACGCACGGACCTTGTCCCGGTCCTTGTTGAAGGTCTGGATCTCCATGATGGAAGCAGCCACTGGGTCCACGGAGGAATActgggggagagggagagaagctgctcagggaggagctgagcccagcttGGTTGTTCCCCATTTGCTGGGCTAAAGCTGATTTAACAGGTGAAGTGAAATTGTCCTGGGGGAGATTTTACAGGAAGGTGCTGGAGGGGACCCGAGGCACAAAAGGAGTttgaagaggaaagggaaggagctTGAAGGAAGCACTCACTGCCTGGATGGCTTCTcggagctgcttttccttctggtcTTTCCTCACGATGGCACCAGTCAAGGGGCAGATGAAATAAATCCCTGAGacagagggagcagctgccccttcctcctcctgaagGAGATAAAACCAGGCACCAAACTGAGCACAGGGAGGGTTTTGGGAGGGTCAAGTTTATAAAAACCCTGGCAGATCCACTCAGGACAGGGGAAGCAGCCCCGAGGGGTGctgagcagggaacagcagcatctccctcacctcctcctccacgGAGAGCCTCTTCTCGCTGGCAGCTGCCTCGGCCATCAGCTCTTTCCTCACTACAACACACAAACCgcagctggagaggaggctCGGCGCATTCCAGGGGCTTTCGGACAGCTCAgcgctgccctggggagcaAAACACCTGCCCAGGTGTGCTGTCCCGGCCCGGGGCTGCACACTGACCCCATTTCCATGACCGAACTCCCCGGGAGCTCGGCGGCCCCGCTCCTACCCTGGCTCTTGATGGCGTCCTGGGAGGAGCACGGCGCCTTGGCCTTGGGCTTCAGCTCCAGGCGGGCgagcgccgcggccgccgccctCTGCGCCTCATCGGtcggggcccggcggggcttCGGGGCCGCCTCGGCCTTCGCCTTCTCCCTGGGGGCCCTGGCTCGGGGGACACGGCCTCGGTGACCCGATGTCGCTGGCCCCGTGCCCCGGGCAGGTAccgggcccggggcgggcggTACCGGCCGCTGGTGCCCTGCCGTTACCGGAGGATCCCCCCACCGCCCAGCCCGTACCGGGAAGGCTCCGAGAGCTTCTGCCCGGGGCCCGCCGTCTTGAACTTCAGGTCGGCCTTGATCTCCTGGAAGAACTTGCGCATGGTGCCGGGACGGGAACGCCGGGACAGGACAGGAACACCGGGCCGGGAGCACGGGTCCAGGAGCACCGGGAGAGGAGCACGGGGCCGGCAGCACCGGGACAGCAGCACCGGGCCAGCAGCACCGGCAGCACCGggcccggagcggggccgccgcTCCCCCCCGCGCTTCCGGCCCGCCCGCGCCGTCACCGGAACGGGGCGGGaccggccccggggcggggTGAGGGACACCggcagctccagagcccagAGCGGCGCCTCCGGAGCTCCACAAAGCCCCGGGGGCACCCGAGGAACCCGGCGGCACCCACGGAGCCTCACGGGGCCTCACGGGGCTCACGGGGCTCACGGGGCCCCCACGGAACAGCCTCGGCTCCCGGAGCCCCGGCAGCGGCCCCGGTGTCAGCGAAGCCGGCCGGAGGGAGCCCCGGGCGGCTCCGGAGCCGGGGCTGAAGCACACGGACGAGGAGCGCGGTGTCCGTGCCGTCCCCGGGAGATCGGCCCAGGATGGGCACGGTGAAGGCGGCCCGAACGTGTGCTGCGGCTTCACGGCGTTTATTTTTGTTTCCGCGGCTCTGCCGCTGCTCCCCGTCCCCGCGGGACACTCCCAGCCGAGGAAAGGGCTGCGAGCCCCGGGATCAGGATCCCAGCCCCTGGCGCTGCCCCTCCGGTGACACCGGCACAGGGACCGACCCTGGTGACACCGGGAGCCAGAATCAGCTGGATGAAGGCTGGACACACACCATCGTGTGTGGGAGTCATGGACTGAGACACGGATCCGCCCTGCACGGACACCacacaggagaggctgagaaCACCCAGAGCCCTGAAACTGCCGGGAtgtgacagagctgggacacGGCACGGCCGGGAAATGGCACAAACCTGAAATATCGCCCAGCTGGGAGACGGCAAGGCCAGAATATGGCACAGGCTGGATACGGCACAGTCAGGAGGCAGCATGGATGGGATATGGCAAGGCCAGGACATGGCACAGCAGAGATAATGGCACACCAGGGACATGGCACAGCAGAGATatggcacagcagggacatggCACGGCAGAGATAATGGCACACCAGGGACATGGCACAGCAGAGatgtggcacagcccagcaggagcaAGGCCTCACTCACAGTGTGACAGGGAGCACTCCCAACACCCCCTGACACCCCGACAGCACCTTCAGGAAtcccctgcagcaggatggCCCCTCCTCACACACCTCCCCACTCGCctccccccaaacccctgggAATAATTTCTCCCCAGAACGTGGGGTGTGCTTTGGGTTTTGCTCCCACCTGGCTCTTGCCtgcactgggagcagcctgctgtgggcaggcacTGTTTCCCTTTCCATGACTTTTCAGAGAAACCCGTTTGGGTTAAAACCAGGTTAAACCCAATCCAGCCCCCAGGCCAGCTGCACAGCGTCTGCTCCAGCTTAGCTGAGCTGAGCCCAAGTTTGGAACCCGGTGGGTTGGATTGTCCCCAGGTGGCCCCAGTGATTGTCCCGGTGGCCCTGTCCTGGGCCAGGGACGTGAGcacccagcactgtccccagtCAGGGACGGAATtcaggcaggagctgcatcCCCGGGctggagggctgagctgggggcaGTGGATGGGGCAGGATCGGAGTTTGTGCCACACGGAGCCCTGACCCTCTCCCCAACACCCTTGTCACCCCTCAGCCCTGACACCCGCCCAGCCCTGTCACTCTCCCCGCCCCagatcccagcactgccccgtCCCCGCTCTGGTTCCAGTCTCCCAttgctgtcccctcccaggtCCCAGTCCCCCATTGCTGTCCCCGCTCAGGTCCCAGTCCCCCAGTCCTTGTCCCTATTCCTGTCCCTCCGCAGGTCTCACTCATCCCAGTCCTTGTCCCCCCTCAGGTCCCAGTCccccattcctgtccccattcctgtcccAGTCCCCCATtgctgtccccattcctgtcccAGTCCTTGTCCCCGCCGCCGTCCCCCCGCCcctcaggccccgccccccagcGCCCCCCGCTTCGGCGCCTCCGGCGGCGCGGCCCAATCCCGTTatcccgccgctccgccgcctcGCTCCTATTGGTCCTACAGGCTGAGCGACGTGCGGCGGAGCCAATgagcggcgcggcggcggccgggggcgggACATCCTGCGTGCCGTGCGGTgcgggccgcccccgccgcctGCCCGGTGCTGCCGCGGCCTGGGCTGGGCCTGCCCGCGCCCGGTGCCCCCGGTGCCGCCATGCCACACAGCTTCAAACCCGGGGACCTCGTCTTCGCCAAGATGAAGGGCTACCCGCACTGGCCGGCCCGGGTGAgacggcggggccgcgccgcaGGGGGACGGAGCGGGAGGGGGGCGGGGGTCCCGGACCGGGATGGAGGCGGGATCGGGAGGGGGCACTGGAGACGGGATGGGGACGCGTACCGACCCCTGTCCCCGGAGCGGAGGCCCCTGCCGGGATGGAGATGCCATAACGGTACCTGTGCCGGGATGGGGATCCCGTGCCGGGATGTGGGCACGGTACCGGCGTGGGAACACGTACCGGGATGGAGATGCCATAACGGGACCCGTACCGGGACGGGACGCCCTGTACCGGGGTGGGGAGCGGGTACCGGGGTGGACACGCTGTAACGGTACCTGTACCGGGATAGGAGGGGCTGTCCCGGGATGGGGACCCGGTGCGGATGGGTGTCCCGTTCAGGATGGGGGACACATATCGCTGTCTGTCACGGGATGTGATCCGGTGGTGGCGTGAGGGGCCTGTCCCAGCGCACAGACTGGGATATGGGGTCACATCCCGGCACCCGTACTGGATTGCAATGTCCTGTACTGGGATGGGGCCCGGTACCAGTGCGGGGTGTCCCATTCTGGGATGGGAGGTCCCATCCCAGCACCTCTACTGGGATGGGACCCCAGTCCTGGAGTGGGGTGTCCTGTACTGGAACAGGGGACCCCATATCGGCAGCTGTACTGGGATGGGGGTCCAGCACTGCCTCAGAGATCCCATATGGGAGCTCCTGTCAGGATGGGAGCTCAGTACCGGGACGGGATCCTGCACTGTGGGGCCTGGGGCTCTGTCCCTTGttggggacagtgaggggacactCTGGCTGTGACTCTGGGGGGCTGCTGTGAGTGCTCACGGTGCGGGATCAGCGGGTGCTGCTGCGCTTTGGGGCGGTTCTTTGGGGTGCCGGAGTGTTTGGGGACGGGGGACAGCTGGTGCCACTGGCCGGTGACAGCGTCGTGCCAGGGTGCTCCTGGAGAGCGGGAGCTGCTTTGGGGGGCGCTTGGGGGCTCTGCGGGGTCCCCGGGAGCAGCCGAGGGCGGGACACCTTCCTGCACTGCCCTTGGATGGGAAGAGACTGGCAGGTGGAACCGTGTGGGATCGGGGAGCTCAGGGGGCCGGAGCTGACGCCGCTTGGCTGCACCTCGCCGTGAGACCCGGGACTGCgtctcctgccagcacagcccctctgctttAGCTCGCTTGCTTTTTGGGGAAGGGTCCCCGTGCCCCGAAGacctccccagcacaccccCTGCCACCCCGAGGCTCCCCCTGCCCGTGGAGCACAGAAGACGGGGTGTCCGGCCGGCAGCGGGGCTTTTCCTGCGGCCGGGCTCCAGCCAGGACGGACCCTGCGCCTCTCATCCACTGATCCCCGGGCCACGGACCCCCGGGGGAGTAGCACAAAGCCCACGTTGCCCACAAGACCTCGGATCCTTCCCGTTACTCTGGTAGAGACCCCGCAGGGCCTCGGATCCGTGGCCCCGGTGCCTTTCCCGCCGCGCTTGGCTCCGAGCGGGTGCAGGACCCGACGCCGCTTGCCGGGGCTGAGGACGTGTCACCGCTGTCTCTGACCTCCTGGTGCTTTGGGTTTCCTTTCAGATCGATGACATCGCTGACGGCGCCGTGAAACCCCCCCCGAACAAGTACCCCATCTTCTTCTTCGGCACCCACGAGACGTAAGCGCTGCCTCGTCCCCGCGCCGGGCTCGGCCTGCAGCTCCGGCCTCACCTCTGCTTTGTCTCTCTCCAGCGCCTTCTTGGGCCCTAAAGATCTGTTCCCTTACGAAAAGTATAAAGACAAATACGGCAAACCAAACAAGAGAAAAGGCTTCAACGAGGGCTTGTGGGAAATCCAGAACAACCCCCACGCCAGTTACAGTGCCCCTGCGGTGAGtgtgggctgggcaggggatggggcCGTGGCCCCTCCGTCCCCTCGAgccactcctcctcctctgcttctcctcGCTGCTGTGCCGATTGCTTCCAGCTTCCAGCTTGGCTTCCTTGGGGTGGAATTGgctcccctctccttccccgCCCTCTCCCTTCCTCAGGAGTCTGCTCTGCTCATCTTCCTCCATGGAGGGCTTTCCCTCGGGCTTCCAGGAGCACTGGAAGTTCCCACTTGCTCTGGAGGAAGGTGCTTCTGCCCCGCTGTCGCGGTGGATCCGGGGTCGTGCTTTGTGCTGCTTGCCCAAAATCATGGAGATTCTGTTTTCAGAGCAAGAACTTGAAGCTTGCttgtccctggctcctggatCTGCTCATGGACTGTTGGGAAGTCCCCTTCTCCATCCATTCCTGAGGTTCCTGTGCCCTCCAGTGGGAACTGGAGCTGGCCAGGCCAGGGAACTTTGTCAGCTGCTTGTGGGGGTATCCCAAAACAAATTGGGATCCAATTTGTTTTGTAAAGACAGGAGGCGTCAGCTTCATTgggctggagaggcagaggagggttTGTAGGGTGGGCTGCACGGTCAAGGTGGTCCCTGGAGGTCAGCAGCTGAAGGGAATGAGCCCCCCAGGCCATGCCATGGGCGGGGCAGGAGTGAGGTTTGAGGGGCAAGAGTTGGGAAATGGGCCACCCAAAACTGTGGATGTAGGGTAAGGTGAGGCTGTGGAAGTGCTTGAAAACCTGGAGATTGGTGGTGGTGAGGGAGGCAGCACCTGCCATGGCCAGGAATCCGCTGGGAACTCCTCAGGGATGAGGCACCCGGCGAGGCTGAGGGCTCAGCAGAACCCACTGCTCCTGTGGGCggatggagcaggagaagaCACTGAAGGTTCCTTGCCTTTGAGACCTGAGCGAAGTGAGGTGCCAGGAACAGCCAAGGCTGAGGAGAAgttcttccagcagctggaagaacCCGGGCTCTAGGAACGTCAGTGCTGCCACACgcagaggagcagcccagaAGATGAAGCTGGGGTGTGATGTCCCCGTGTGAGGAACCTCCCAATGGGCTGGAGAAACAAGGAGACCTTCAGGGAGCAGGACACAGGAGATCCCACCTGGGAAGAGCTCGGTGGCCACCTGGACTCCTTGTGTGGAGCTTTCCCGTGGGGAAGGTGTGCGAAGAGGACGGGAAGAGTCCTGATCCGAGTGGAGGCAGAAGGAGAGGCTGACCCCAGCCCCTGGCTTGTCTGGCGCCGTCAGGGCAGAggagggctgggctctgctcccggctccaggctgctccagggattCCGGCAGGGTGTGAGGATGGGGGGCAGAGGGCAGCgaggcagcagcacccaggacTGTGTCCCAGGTGTGGGGTGTGAGGGCTTTGGGAAGGGGTGCAGCGTTCCCCAGGAAGGGCTGGTGGcatctggagctgctccagagggatCTGTGCCGGGAGGGGAGgctgccctgcactgctctgcacacccagctctgctccccttctctccccaccctcagtgacccctctccctcctctcctgccccccACAAGTGCCCCACTGTCCCCCTAACCCCGCTGTCCTCCTGCCTTTAGCCCGCCAGCTCCTCCGACAGCGACGTCCCCGAGAACGACCCCA
It includes:
- the UBXN6 gene encoding UBX domain-containing protein 6 encodes the protein MRKFFQEIKADLKFKTAGPGQKLSEPSRAPREKAKAEAAPKPRRAPTDEAQRAAAAALARLELKPKAKAPCSSQDAIKSQVRKELMAEAAASEKRLSVEEEEEEGAAAPSVSGIYFICPLTGAIVRKDQKEKQLREAIQAYSSVDPVAASIMEIQTFNKDRDKVRACVETMAKYLDNIYLHPEEEKYRKIKLQNKVFQERISCLEGTHKFFQAVGFETKTLPVPGQESTEEFYVLKEEMLSRLEELKEHREQLLSSEPVRARLHRQLTVFRPSPAAARFDLPHDFFSLTAEELRREQRLRTEAVEKAAMLRTRAMREKEEQREMRRYNYTLLRVRFPDGYILQGTFYARESVSVLYNFVREALRDDWLPFELLGPGGLKLTDENLAFNECGLVPSALLSLAWDAAVMADVEAAQKEEEEQRCPLRPELLDAAQTLS